The following are from one region of the Geoalkalibacter subterraneus genome:
- a CDS encoding transposase family protein — translation MGKASRRANREEIKAKARQRKRAQKELGRKQEEEGLKRASHATIANRKSGYKSVEEEGLARNEAAWEQLKVFRGQLPVLLRRLSAIPDPRTAKKTKHKLSVLLMLGILSFVLQMASSREVTREMSRPMLWENLKALFPELEETPHHDTLKRVLSQIEVDQIASVQLELIRKWIRNKKFSRYLVNNCYPVAVDGTQKMARGWLWDEECLQRTFNRGQSAEQTQYYVYVLQANLAFSGGMSIPLMSEFLCHTQGDSHRSKQDCELKAFYRLAARLKEAFPALRIMLLLDGLYANGPVMELCRRNKWQYMIVLKDDALPSTVKEFQALARLEPKNRHFQTWGGRQQRFRWANRIEYSFGANGRKREIVNVVECLESWQEIGNQGCDVVEKTSRHLWLSSEPLDRWNLHERCNLGARSRWGVETGFLVEKHHGYQYEHCFSHDWNAMKGFHYLMQLGHMFNIMARYSEKIARIIRETGVRGLIRLVRETIASPWLNQAWIREQIAAPFQLRLT, via the coding sequence ATGGGCAAAGCGAGCCGCCGTGCGAACCGCGAAGAGATCAAGGCGAAGGCAAGGCAGAGAAAACGCGCGCAGAAGGAACTCGGACGCAAGCAGGAAGAAGAGGGGTTGAAGAGGGCCTCCCACGCCACGATCGCCAACCGCAAGAGCGGCTATAAAAGCGTGGAGGAGGAGGGTCTTGCCCGCAACGAGGCGGCCTGGGAGCAGCTCAAGGTGTTTCGCGGCCAGTTGCCGGTGCTTTTGAGGCGATTGTCGGCGATACCGGATCCGAGAACCGCGAAGAAGACCAAGCACAAGCTATCCGTGCTGCTGATGTTGGGAATTCTGTCGTTCGTGCTGCAGATGGCATCCTCGCGGGAGGTGACCAGGGAAATGAGCCGTCCGATGCTCTGGGAGAACCTGAAGGCCCTGTTTCCCGAACTCGAAGAGACCCCCCACCATGACACCCTCAAGAGGGTATTGTCACAAATCGAGGTGGACCAGATCGCGTCGGTACAGCTGGAATTGATCCGGAAGTGGATACGAAACAAGAAGTTTTCCCGATACTTGGTCAATAATTGCTATCCCGTTGCGGTAGACGGTACGCAGAAGATGGCGCGCGGCTGGCTTTGGGACGAAGAATGCCTGCAACGCACGTTCAATAGAGGGCAGAGCGCGGAGCAGACGCAGTACTACGTCTATGTCCTGCAGGCGAATCTCGCCTTTTCCGGCGGGATGAGCATTCCCTTGATGAGCGAGTTCCTGTGCCATACGCAAGGAGATTCGCACAGGAGCAAGCAGGACTGCGAGCTGAAAGCTTTTTATCGATTGGCTGCGAGGCTCAAAGAGGCGTTTCCGGCGCTGCGGATCATGTTGTTGCTGGACGGGCTCTATGCGAACGGGCCAGTCATGGAGCTGTGCCGCCGGAACAAATGGCAGTACATGATCGTGCTGAAGGACGACGCCTTGCCGAGCACGGTGAAGGAATTTCAGGCCCTGGCACGGCTTGAGCCGAAGAACCGGCATTTTCAAACCTGGGGCGGCAGGCAGCAGCGTTTCAGATGGGCAAACAGGATAGAGTACAGCTTCGGGGCGAACGGCAGGAAGCGGGAGATCGTAAACGTCGTCGAATGTCTGGAGAGCTGGCAAGAGATTGGCAACCAGGGGTGCGACGTGGTGGAAAAGACCAGCCGGCACCTCTGGCTATCGAGTGAGCCCCTCGACCGATGGAACCTCCACGAGCGGTGCAATCTGGGCGCACGCTCGCGCTGGGGGGTCGAAACAGGCTTCCTGGTAGAGAAGCACCACGGCTACCAATACGAGCACTGTTTTAGCCATGATTGGAACGCGATGAAGGGTTTCCATTATCTGATGCAATTGGGGCACATGTTCAACATCATGGCGAGGTATTCGGAAAAGATCGCCAGAATCATTCGGGAGACCGGGGTGCGGGGATTGATCCGCTTGGTACGCGAAACGATAGCGAGTCCGTGGCTCAATCAGGCGTGGATCCGCGAGCAGATTGCTGCCCCTTTCCAGTTACGGCTGACATAA
- a CDS encoding ISAs1 family transposase, translating into MAIPLLEAISIEGKTISADALLTQRRLARYLVEDRQAHYHFTVKGNQPRLLEDLTLYFHGRQEPHAVTVDSDHGRIETRRIWVTAELNDYLDFPHVGQAFMVERERVNKKSGKVSTETVYGITSHTPQQADAQRILKTNRNHWCIENSCHYIIDWNYDEDRSRIRTGHGPENITRLRRFAVGLIKSKSVGSVAQKMRMLAMNPRAVFDYLRMTDNTRSRRSAAGCN; encoded by the coding sequence ATGGCCATCCCCTTGCTCGAGGCGATCAGCATCGAAGGCAAGACCATCAGCGCCGACGCCCTATTGACGCAACGCCGATTGGCCCGCTACCTGGTCGAAGACAGGCAGGCCCATTACCATTTCACCGTCAAAGGCAATCAGCCCCGGCTCCTCGAAGACCTCACCCTGTATTTTCATGGCCGCCAAGAACCTCACGCTGTCACCGTCGACTCCGACCATGGCCGAATCGAGACGCGGAGGATCTGGGTCACCGCCGAGCTCAACGACTATCTCGACTTTCCTCACGTCGGTCAGGCTTTCATGGTCGAACGCGAAAGGGTCAACAAAAAGAGCGGGAAAGTCTCAACCGAAACCGTTTACGGAATCACCAGCCACACACCGCAGCAGGCCGACGCCCAGCGCATCCTCAAGACTAATCGCAACCACTGGTGCATAGAAAACAGCTGCCACTACATCATTGACTGGAATTACGACGAAGACCGAAGCCGGATACGCACCGGCCATGGGCCGGAAAACATCACCCGGCTCCGACGCTTCGCGGTCGGTCTGATTAAATCAAAAAGCGTCGGCAGCGTTGCGCAGAAAATGAGGATGCTCGCCATGAACCCCCGCGCCGTCTTCGACTACCTGCGAATGACCGATAATACAAGAAGCAGGCGCTCGGCTGCTGGATGCAATTAG
- a CDS encoding nucleotidyltransferase family protein yields the protein MIEEKDLQAIRAIARKYQVSRVLLFGSSLSASCDSRDIDLAVEGLADADYFAFYGDLMRSLSKPVDVVDLSRASKFVEMIEREGIRLDA from the coding sequence ATGATCGAGGAAAAAGACCTGCAGGCCATCCGGGCGATTGCACGCAAATATCAGGTTTCCAGAGTTTTGCTCTTCGGCTCCTCTTTATCCGCGAGTTGCGACAGCCGGGATATCGATTTGGCCGTCGAAGGCCTTGCTGATGCCGACTATTTCGCTTTTTACGGCGATTTGATGCGCAGCCTCTCAAAACCCGTCGATGTGGTCGACCTTTCACGCGCGTCCAAGTTCGTGGAAATGATCGAGCGCGAAGGGATTCGTCTCGATGCCTGA
- the recC gene encoding exodeoxyribonuclease V subunit gamma produces MSHFRLHTSNRLETLFDRLAEIVAVPAGSPLTPEVIVVQSRGMQRWLSLRLAERFGVWSNDEKSFPFPNAFIWDIFRRLLPELPRSSAFEPDTLTWRIMAALPELIEEGGFDAPRRYFRSGSDPLKLYQFARRMADLFDQYTVYRPEMLRAWEQGGGDEDEPWQAVLWRRLAGEGRPAHKGAVLETFLEMAESGAVAQEQLPARVAIFGIPSLPPMHLAVFQALAHYVEINLFLLNPSREYWGDIVSAREAVRRKRQLSFDGFIESDLYLSAGNPLLASLGGLGRDFFRMLLENLDFEEEHSCFGEPVENSLLHALQSDILMLRERPGRNAPRLTIGADDPSVRIHSCHSPLREMEILHDQLLDLFNRNADLKPNDIVVMIPDIETYGPYISAVFEGMGDERRIPFRIADRGMRGQNEAADAFLKILALPGGRCGAAQVLDILEAPAVLHSAGMTVGDLDVVRGWVRETGIRWGIDAQDRQRQGVPAYEQNSWRAGLDRLLLGYACGDGDRLLDGILPFAPVEGGQAHPLGSFVDYAEKLFAVAGDLHKLRSPAQWADFLEEVLDLFFQPSRDFEEELEALRQQVRRLREHAGAAQYETDIPLEVVRNCLDEALQQSASAHGFLAGGVTFCALLPMRAIPFRVVVLAGMNDGVFPRTPQPAGFDLIARRPRPGDRSVRSEDRYLFLEALVSAREHLLISYVGQSVRDGSSLPPSVLVSELLDVIERGFQLKEGRLLDQLVVEHRLQAFHPAYFAENSGLFSYSRENAAARVARSSASRSPQSLVGDPLEVTDDTNDVSVDDLVRFFRHPTRFFLDRRLGIRLGEAQAPLNEREPLELDGLENFRLMNALVEDHLAERAHAHDTRYYQAQGVLPPGAAGEALFARCSRQAQQFSERLQSWRDEQSPRLDIELSLGGYRLHGRLNPGGRESLLRCRFGRIRGGDLLEAWICHLIMACCGNACETVLVGRDEGWRIPPPDDGVTPLEALLSLYGEGCRRLLHFYPDSSLAYAKQIHKGSSPPQALSSAVKAWKGGYHVPGEGDDNWLRYALRDTPPFDEDFEYLAVQIFQPLLAVREKLA; encoded by the coding sequence ATGTCGCATTTTCGCCTCCATACCAGTAATCGCCTCGAAACCCTCTTCGACCGCCTGGCCGAAATTGTGGCGGTGCCGGCCGGCTCGCCGCTGACCCCGGAAGTGATCGTCGTGCAGAGCCGCGGCATGCAGCGCTGGCTGTCTCTGCGTCTGGCAGAGCGTTTCGGGGTGTGGAGCAACGACGAGAAAAGCTTTCCCTTCCCCAATGCGTTTATCTGGGATATCTTCCGTCGCCTTCTGCCCGAGCTGCCGCGCAGCAGCGCATTCGAGCCGGATACCCTGACCTGGCGCATCATGGCGGCCCTGCCGGAGTTGATCGAAGAGGGCGGATTCGATGCCCCCCGCCGATATTTCCGAAGCGGCAGCGACCCTCTCAAGCTGTACCAGTTCGCCCGGCGCATGGCCGATCTTTTTGATCAGTACACGGTTTATCGACCGGAAATGCTGCGTGCCTGGGAGCAGGGCGGCGGCGATGAGGACGAGCCCTGGCAGGCGGTTCTATGGCGCCGCCTGGCGGGAGAGGGTCGCCCGGCGCACAAAGGCGCGGTACTGGAGACTTTTCTGGAAATGGCCGAGTCGGGCGCTGTCGCACAGGAGCAGCTTCCTGCCCGGGTTGCCATTTTCGGCATTCCTTCGCTGCCCCCCATGCATCTGGCGGTCTTCCAGGCACTGGCGCATTACGTCGAAATCAACCTGTTTCTGCTCAATCCCTCCCGGGAGTACTGGGGGGATATCGTCTCCGCCAGGGAGGCGGTGAGGCGCAAGCGTCAGCTTTCTTTCGACGGGTTCATCGAGTCCGATCTTTATTTAAGCGCGGGCAATCCCCTGCTGGCTTCCCTGGGCGGGCTGGGACGGGATTTTTTCCGCATGCTGCTTGAAAATCTCGATTTCGAAGAGGAGCATTCCTGCTTCGGAGAACCCGTCGAGAACAGTCTCCTGCACGCCTTGCAGTCCGACATCCTCATGCTGCGGGAGCGTCCCGGCCGCAATGCTCCCCGGCTGACGATCGGCGCTGACGATCCTTCCGTGCGGATTCACTCCTGCCACAGCCCTCTGCGGGAGATGGAGATTCTGCACGATCAGCTGCTTGATCTCTTTAACCGCAATGCCGACCTGAAACCCAACGATATCGTGGTGATGATTCCGGACATCGAGACGTATGGGCCATATATCAGCGCTGTTTTCGAGGGGATGGGCGATGAGCGTCGCATCCCGTTCCGCATCGCCGACCGCGGCATGCGCGGGCAGAACGAGGCGGCGGATGCCTTTCTCAAGATTCTCGCTCTGCCCGGCGGACGCTGCGGCGCTGCCCAGGTGCTTGATATTCTGGAAGCGCCTGCGGTGCTGCATTCGGCAGGGATGACCGTTGGCGACCTCGATGTGGTGCGCGGCTGGGTGCGTGAAACGGGCATTCGCTGGGGGATCGACGCACAGGACCGGCAGCGGCAGGGCGTCCCCGCCTATGAGCAGAACAGCTGGCGCGCCGGCCTCGATCGCCTGCTGCTCGGTTATGCCTGCGGCGATGGGGATCGCCTGCTGGACGGGATTCTTCCCTTCGCCCCGGTTGAAGGAGGCCAGGCCCATCCGCTCGGTTCATTTGTCGATTACGCTGAAAAACTTTTCGCCGTCGCCGGCGATCTGCATAAGTTACGCTCTCCCGCGCAGTGGGCCGATTTTCTTGAAGAGGTGCTTGATCTCTTTTTTCAGCCCAGCCGTGATTTCGAGGAAGAGCTGGAAGCGCTGCGGCAGCAGGTGCGGCGGCTGCGTGAGCATGCCGGCGCGGCCCAGTACGAGACTGATATCCCGTTGGAGGTGGTGCGCAACTGCCTGGACGAGGCGCTGCAGCAGAGTGCGTCCGCGCATGGGTTTCTGGCCGGCGGGGTGACCTTCTGCGCTTTGCTGCCGATGCGCGCCATTCCGTTCCGAGTGGTGGTTCTTGCGGGAATGAACGACGGCGTTTTCCCACGCACGCCCCAGCCGGCAGGGTTCGATCTTATTGCGCGGCGGCCCCGGCCCGGGGATCGCTCGGTGCGCTCCGAGGACCGTTACCTCTTTCTCGAAGCTCTGGTCTCCGCGCGGGAACATCTGCTGATCTCCTACGTGGGGCAGAGCGTGCGTGACGGCAGTTCCCTTCCGCCCTCGGTGCTGGTCAGCGAGCTGCTCGATGTGATCGAGCGGGGCTTTCAACTGAAAGAGGGCCGCCTGCTCGATCAGCTGGTGGTTGAGCACCGGCTGCAGGCCTTTCATCCTGCCTATTTCGCCGAGAACAGCGGGTTATTCAGCTACTCGCGGGAAAATGCAGCCGCCCGTGTTGCGCGTTCCTCCGCCTCCCGCAGCCCGCAGTCGCTGGTCGGCGATCCCCTGGAAGTGACTGATGACACGAATGATGTTTCGGTGGACGACCTGGTTCGCTTCTTTCGTCACCCGACGCGCTTTTTCCTCGACCGCCGCCTGGGAATCAGGTTGGGGGAGGCGCAGGCGCCGCTGAACGAGCGTGAACCGCTGGAACTTGACGGACTCGAAAATTTCCGCCTGATGAATGCCCTGGTTGAAGATCATCTGGCCGAGCGGGCCCATGCCCACGATACGCGGTACTACCAGGCCCAGGGTGTGCTGCCGCCGGGCGCTGCCGGTGAAGCGCTGTTTGCCCGATGTTCCCGCCAGGCGCAGCAGTTTTCCGAACGGCTGCAGTCATGGCGAGACGAACAATCCCCCCGGCTCGACATCGAACTTAGTCTGGGCGGGTATCGTCTGCATGGGCGCCTGAATCCTGGCGGACGGGAGAGTCTTCTGCGTTGCCGCTTCGGCAGAATCCGCGGGGGCGACCTTCTGGAAGCGTGGATCTGTCATCTGATCATGGCGTGCTGCGGCAACGCGTGCGAAACCGTTCTTGTGGGGCGTGACGAAGGATGGCGAATTCCTCCGCCGGATGATGGGGTGACTCCGCTTGAAGCTTTGCTCAGCCTCTATGGAGAGGGCTGCCGCCGCCTGCTGCACTTCTACCCGGACAGCTCGCTTGCTTACGCAAAACAGATCCACAAGGGCAGTTCGCCCCCGCAGGCGCTCAGCTCCGCCGTCAAAGCATGGAAGGGCGGCTACCATGTGCCCGGCGAGGGGGATGACAACTGGCTGCGGTATGCCCTGCGAGACACGCCGCCGTTCGATGAAGACTTCGAATACCTGGCTGTTCAGATATTTCAGCCTCTGCTTGCGGTGCGGGAAAAACTGGCATGA
- a CDS encoding nucleotidyltransferase substrate binding protein yields the protein MSGQDVRWQQRLNNLKKAFAQLEKFIVKGDLSELEMQGLVKAFEYTYELAWTTMKDFLEFRGQTGIYGSRDAIRKAFQLALVEDGNLWMDMLQSRNKTSHTYNEETAREICQAVTEDYYPAFAQLIDKLDGLRSEYDS from the coding sequence ATGTCGGGCCAGGATGTCCGCTGGCAACAGCGGCTTAACAACCTTAAAAAGGCGTTCGCTCAACTCGAAAAGTTCATCGTCAAAGGAGATCTGTCAGAACTGGAAATGCAGGGGCTGGTCAAGGCTTTTGAATACACCTACGAGCTGGCCTGGACGACGATGAAGGATTTTTTGGAATTTCGCGGTCAGACTGGTATCTATGGTTCCAGGGATGCAATTCGCAAGGCATTTCAGCTTGCCTTGGTAGAGGACGGCAACCTTTGGATGGATATGCTGCAAAGCCGGAATAAAACCTCACATACCTACAATGAAGAGACTGCCAGAGAAATTTGTCAGGCAGTCACAGAGGACTATTATCCGGCTTTCGCACAACTGATAGATAAGCTTGATGGCCTCAGGTCGGAATATGACAGCTGA
- a CDS encoding type II toxin-antitoxin system RelE/ParE family toxin translates to MKQLNALWHCCLPAPCRVGGAPLEKVAHRIVWSPQALSDVEGIAEYIEQDSPFYARTVVARIVAATRNLVQFPMTGRVVPEMMDFALGVWLGPTPVSAFILQRKLQGSK, encoded by the coding sequence ATGAAGCAATTGAACGCACTTTGGCACTGCTGCCTACCCGCCCCCTGCAGAGTTGGCGGAGCTCCGCTTGAAAAAGTGGCTCACCGAATAGTATGGTCCCCGCAGGCGTTGTCCGACGTGGAGGGGATTGCTGAATATATAGAGCAGGACTCTCCTTTTTATGCGCGAACCGTTGTCGCCAGGATCGTCGCTGCGACCAGGAATCTGGTACAGTTTCCCATGACGGGGCGTGTTGTCCCTGAAATGATGGATTTCGCTTTAGGTGTTTGGCTTGGTCCGACCCCAGTGTCAGCGTTCATTCTGCAGAGGAAACTTCAAGGGTCGAAATAA
- a CDS encoding HI0074 family nucleotidyltransferase substrate-binding subunit: MDEKDIRWQQRFANYEKAYLRLEEAINQENLNELERNGLIQRFEFTLDLAWKVLKDFLQEKGFVFKPSPKDTLRMAQQGEYISYAQELIDGLEIRNELSHDYSGEKFERSEKILREQTFVALKKLYQFLKDESLR; the protein is encoded by the coding sequence ATGGACGAAAAAGATATTCGTTGGCAACAGAGGTTCGCAAATTATGAGAAAGCCTATCTGCGTCTTGAAGAAGCCATCAATCAGGAAAATTTGAATGAGCTGGAGCGTAATGGTCTGATCCAGCGCTTTGAGTTTACCCTTGATCTAGCCTGGAAGGTATTAAAAGACTTTTTACAGGAAAAAGGTTTTGTTTTTAAACCGTCCCCCAAAGATACCCTGCGCATGGCCCAGCAGGGAGAATACATCTCTTACGCCCAGGAGCTGATTGACGGCCTTGAGATAAGAAACGAACTGTCCCACGATTACAGTGGTGAAAAATTTGAACGGTCAGAAAAGATTCTGCGTGAACAAACATTTGTTGCCCTGAAAAAGCTGTACCAATTTTTAAAGGACGAGAGCTTACGATGA
- a CDS encoding nucleotidyltransferase domain-containing protein translates to MSLPDKNRFGLTARDMQTLREIFDQYPEVKTVVVFGSRAKGTFAAGSDIDLAIMDRLKSEDVIRRIKSALDDSTLPYFVDLVGYHFLQDAAFKEHIDRVGVDLFCRGN, encoded by the coding sequence ATGAGTTTGCCTGATAAAAACCGGTTTGGCCTCACCGCAAGGGATATGCAGACGCTGCGAGAAATTTTTGACCAATATCCAGAGGTCAAAACGGTTGTCGTTTTTGGAAGCCGTGCCAAAGGAACATTTGCCGCCGGCAGCGATATCGATCTGGCGATTATGGACAGGTTGAAGAGCGAAGACGTCATCCGTCGCATTAAAAGCGCTCTGGATGACAGTACATTGCCCTATTTTGTGGATCTTGTCGGGTATCACTTTTTGCAGGACGCGGCATTCAAAGAACATATCGACCGGGTTGGAGTCGATTTATTTTGCCGCGGGAACTGA
- a CDS encoding class II aldolase/adducin family protein produces the protein MNLNAGHEREGVIKFNCLHTEGPLPVEKGLPQLLAWRRILHGLGLIGQTPERYDGYGFGNISVRVGESGFLVTGTQTGAPLALTPQQCVLVTAWDTRRNEIRSQGPVRPSSESMTHAVLYELDPLLGCVIHAHCPDIWHKGDALGLPATRSEVPYGTPEMAEEVRRLWRETDAPSRGIFVMAGHEDGVVSYGDDAQAAGNIMVDHLARAYALEHEESRR, from the coding sequence ATGAATTTGAATGCGGGACACGAACGTGAAGGGGTTATTAAGTTCAACTGCCTTCATACAGAAGGCCCCCTGCCTGTCGAAAAAGGGCTGCCGCAGCTTCTGGCCTGGCGCAGGATTCTTCATGGCCTGGGCCTGATTGGGCAGACCCCCGAGCGTTACGATGGGTACGGATTCGGCAATATCAGCGTGCGTGTCGGCGAAAGCGGGTTTCTCGTTACGGGAACCCAGACCGGTGCGCCGCTTGCACTGACCCCGCAGCAATGCGTTTTGGTTACGGCCTGGGATACCCGCCGCAATGAGATCCGCTCCCAGGGGCCGGTTCGCCCCTCATCGGAATCCATGACTCATGCTGTTCTGTATGAACTCGACCCTTTGCTGGGCTGCGTGATTCATGCCCATTGCCCGGATATCTGGCACAAGGGAGATGCGCTGGGGTTGCCGGCCACCCGCAGTGAAGTGCCTTACGGCACACCGGAGATGGCCGAGGAGGTTCGCCGGTTATGGCGTGAAACCGATGCACCGTCCCGGGGGATTTTTGTCATGGCGGGGCATGAGGATGGGGTTGTGTCTTATGGGGACGATGCTCAGGCCGCAGGAAATATAATGGTTGATCATCTGGCGCGCGCCTACGCCCTCGAACATGAAGAAAGCCGCCGCTGA
- a CDS encoding Druantia anti-phage system protein DruA: protein MRDERKQLVHCGRTIGPEEVEAIQETVSTCSGLSRFELAFTICEHLDWRTASGSLKRDACLKLLEKLEQQGLLKLPRKRTIAPGAGLKKQPKPTRRTEATTAVKGSVAEIGPVRLAGADSKDAADLWNEYVSRYHYLGYTPPIGCFQRYFIESERGLLGCLLFCGAAKSLQERDRFIGWSKDERLRNLGFVINNSRFLVFPWVQVKNLASHTLGKAARRIGDDWHKRWGYRPLLLETFVDPELYAGTCYLAANWQYLGMTTGQGLARRGKSYSTTPKKIFVKPLAGDFRGALCS from the coding sequence ATGAGAGACGAGAGGAAGCAACTGGTTCACTGCGGGAGAACCATCGGTCCTGAAGAAGTGGAGGCGATTCAGGAAACGGTTTCGACATGTTCAGGATTGAGCCGATTCGAACTGGCATTTACCATTTGTGAGCACCTGGATTGGCGCACCGCTTCGGGGAGTTTGAAGAGGGATGCCTGCCTGAAGCTACTGGAGAAGCTCGAACAGCAGGGATTGCTGAAGCTTCCGCGGAAGCGGACCATCGCCCCGGGAGCGGGGCTGAAGAAGCAGCCGAAGCCGACGCGCAGAACGGAGGCGACCACGGCGGTAAAAGGCAGCGTCGCAGAGATCGGACCGGTTCGGCTGGCAGGGGCGGACAGCAAGGATGCGGCCGATCTATGGAACGAGTATGTGAGCCGCTATCACTACCTGGGGTACACGCCTCCCATCGGCTGTTTCCAACGCTACTTCATCGAGAGCGAGAGGGGGCTTTTGGGGTGTCTGCTGTTTTGCGGCGCGGCGAAGTCGTTGCAGGAGCGGGATCGCTTTATCGGCTGGAGCAAGGATGAGCGACTGAGGAACCTGGGGTTCGTCATCAACAACAGCCGTTTTCTGGTGTTTCCCTGGGTACAGGTGAAAAACCTGGCAAGCCACACCTTAGGGAAGGCGGCAAGGCGCATCGGGGACGATTGGCACAAACGTTGGGGATATCGGCCGCTGCTGTTGGAAACGTTCGTGGACCCTGAGCTTTATGCAGGGACCTGTTATCTGGCAGCGAACTGGCAGTACCTGGGGATGACGACCGGCCAAGGTCTGGCGCGCAGGGGAAAGAGCTACAGCACGACCCCCAAGAAGATCTTCGTGAAGCCGCTTGCGGGAGATTTCCGCGGCGCGCTTTGCTCGTAG
- a CDS encoding Druantia anti-phage system protein DruA has translation MQAHHYLGDLPKIGETLWYVAILRQQWVALLSFSAAALKCAVRDQWIGWDHRRQYDRLKLVANNSRFLILPQWHLPNLGSRVLALCEQRIQRDWLERFGHPLVLMETFVDPQRYQGTVYKAANWLCLGQTKGFRRTRQGYSNLAQSPKMVFVRALQSNAQSLLSRPLLGAPYCPGDVKMLLTADQMRSLPEFFTDIPDPRRAAGKRHRLSTVLAIAAGATLCGMRGYKAISDWAKSLGPKARERFGCRKKQGQYLVPSEYIIRDILIRVDPDHLDRSFQRWNEAYAGADESLAIDGKTMCNATDEQGRKTHIMSAIGHETKTCHTQKKSASCR, from the coding sequence ATGCAAGCGCATCATTATCTGGGAGATCTGCCCAAGATCGGCGAAACCCTCTGGTACGTTGCCATATTGCGCCAGCAGTGGGTCGCTTTGCTGAGCTTTTCCGCTGCGGCCTTGAAGTGCGCCGTTCGCGACCAGTGGATTGGCTGGGATCATCGGCGCCAATATGACCGCTTGAAGCTGGTTGCCAACAATAGCCGTTTTCTGATCCTGCCGCAGTGGCATTTGCCCAATCTGGGCTCGCGCGTCTTGGCGCTGTGCGAACAAAGAATCCAGCGCGACTGGCTGGAGCGCTTTGGCCATCCGCTTGTGCTGATGGAGACCTTTGTCGATCCGCAGCGCTATCAAGGCACGGTTTACAAGGCGGCCAATTGGCTATGCCTGGGTCAGACCAAGGGATTTCGCCGAACCCGTCAAGGTTATAGCAACCTCGCACAGTCCCCGAAGATGGTGTTTGTTCGTGCGCTGCAGTCCAATGCCCAATCGCTCTTGTCCCGCCCCCTGCTTGGGGCGCCCTATTGTCCAGGAGACGTGAAAATGTTGTTGACAGCCGATCAAATGCGATCCTTGCCAGAGTTTTTCACCGACATCCCCGACCCGCGCCGCGCCGCAGGGAAACGCCACCGGCTGTCCACCGTTTTGGCCATTGCCGCCGGGGCGACGCTTTGCGGGATGCGCGGGTACAAGGCGATTTCCGATTGGGCCAAAAGTCTTGGCCCCAAGGCGCGCGAGCGCTTCGGATGCCGTAAAAAACAAGGGCAGTACCTTGTCCCGAGCGAATACATCATCCGCGATATCCTCATCAGGGTCGATCCGGATCATCTCGACCGCAGCTTTCAACGTTGGAACGAGGCTTACGCAGGCGCGGATGAAAGCCTCGCCATCGACGGCAAGACCATGTGCAACGCCACCGACGAGCAAGGCCGCAAGACGCATATCATGAGCGCGATCGGCCACGAGACCAAAACCTGCCACACCCAAAAAAAGTCGGCCTCCTGCCGATAG
- a CDS encoding nucleotidyltransferase domain-containing protein, with protein MTADNEFGISPTDLARIVGVFEHHEDIDEVVLYGSRAKGNYRPGSDIDLTLCGENLNLRTLNRVSNDLDDLLLPYSFDVSIYSQIENEDLIDHIQRVGVTIYRVSGERLRQVNPLG; from the coding sequence ATGACAGCTGACAATGAATTTGGTATCTCACCAACCGACTTAGCCAGAATTGTCGGTGTGTTTGAGCACCATGAAGATATTGACGAGGTTGTCCTCTATGGTTCGCGTGCCAAGGGCAATTATCGGCCAGGATCAGATATCGATCTGACCCTGTGCGGGGAGAATCTCAATCTTAGGACTCTAAACCGGGTCAGCAATGATCTGGATGACCTGTTGCTCCCATACAGTTTTGATGTCTCGATCTACAGTCAAATAGAAAATGAGGATTTAATTGATCATATTCAGAGGGTTGGAGTGACGATTTATCGCGTGTCTGGTGAGCGTCTGAGACAAGTGAACCCTTTGGGTTGA